The proteins below come from a single Polynucleobacter necessarius genomic window:
- the rplU gene encoding 50S ribosomal protein L21 produces the protein MYAVIKTGGKQYKVAAGEKLKIEQIPAEIGSEITLDQVLAVGEGASLKLGDPLVNGAAVMATVVSQGRHDKVTIFKMRRRKHYQKHQGHRQNFTEILINTIKA, from the coding sequence ATGTACGCGGTCATAAAAACCGGTGGCAAACAGTATAAAGTTGCTGCTGGCGAAAAATTGAAAATAGAACAGATACCAGCGGAAATCGGCAGCGAAATCACTCTTGACCAAGTCCTCGCCGTTGGCGAAGGCGCTTCACTGAAGTTGGGTGATCCATTGGTTAATGGTGCAGCTGTGATGGCCACTGTCGTCTCCCAAGGACGTCACGATAAAGTGACAATCTTTAAGATGCGCCGTCGCAAGCATTATCAAAAGCACCAAGGCCATCGTCAGAATTTCACTGAAATTTTGATCAACACGATCAAAGCCTAA
- the rpmA gene encoding 50S ribosomal protein L27: MAQKKGGGSTRNGRDSEAKRLGVKVFGGEHINAGSIIVRQRGTRVHPGANVGIGKDHTLFALINGQVQFGVKGALKKAQVSVLPRS; this comes from the coding sequence ATGGCACAGAAAAAAGGCGGCGGCTCAACACGAAATGGCCGCGACTCAGAGGCGAAACGCCTAGGCGTTAAGGTATTTGGTGGCGAGCATATTAATGCTGGCAGCATCATCGTTCGTCAACGTGGCACACGTGTTCATCCAGGCGCTAACGTTGGCATTGGTAAAGATCACACTTTGTTCGCACTCATTAACGGTCAAGTGCAATTTGGCGTTAAGGGTGCATTGAAGAAGGCCCAAGTCTCAGTATTGCCTCGTTCATAA